In one window of Plasmodium cynomolgi strain B DNA, chromosome 13, whole genome shotgun sequence DNA:
- a CDS encoding ribosome biogenesis protein Nop10 (putative), with protein MYMLRYYLDANGKRVYTVKPMVDGKVTFSAHPCRFSPDDKFSSQRVALKKRLNLL; from the exons ATGTACATGCTAAGGTACTACTTGGACGCCAATGGGAAGAGGGTATACACGGTGAAG CCCATGGTCGATGGGAAGGTGACCTTCTCGGCCCACCCCTGCCGATTCTCGCCGGATGACAAGTTCTCCTCCCAGCGGGTAGCCCTCAAGAAGAGACTCAACCTGTTGTGA